In Bifidobacterium actinocoloniiforme DSM 22766, a genomic segment contains:
- a CDS encoding DUF349 domain-containing protein, which translates to MADETVTTPENTPATERQNQRQGEQTVPAAAQTPQPAPSDQQEEAAPSQAGAQPAQPTAPKPGAPSPAAFAKKTPHIPATPSAPSYNADELKAAEAFGRVDEQGSVFVREGEAEREVGQFPDAASPDEALELYARRYLDLKERLDLFATRLKAANIKSREIDESLKSLQEETKEPAVVGDIAALRQQLSTLEDEGKAKKAQLSEERKASLDKAIQERTALVEEAEAIVAGLGDQTNWRQTADKFHDLFERWQTHQRTTIRIDKKHADALWKRFSSARSAFNQARRKWAQERDAHRAEAKRIKEEIIAQADAIKDSTDWGGTSREFNAMMDRWKAAGRAGRNEDDALWARFRQSADVFFNARQADREKTSTDEQENLKAKEALLTRAEALLPVKDESAAKQARQALARIQEEWDQIGYVPRADMHRIESRLDAVDRQIKSVEDAVWQRSDPEADARKSSFETQLESQLAELDQRIAQEADPAKKQALQAEKATKEQWLKAVK; encoded by the coding sequence ATGGCCGACGAGACTGTCACCACACCCGAGAACACCCCTGCGACCGAAAGGCAGAATCAGCGGCAAGGCGAGCAGACTGTCCCGGCCGCCGCTCAAACACCCCAGCCCGCCCCAAGCGACCAGCAGGAGGAGGCGGCCCCGTCCCAAGCGGGCGCTCAACCCGCCCAGCCCACTGCGCCAAAGCCTGGAGCCCCCTCCCCCGCGGCCTTCGCCAAGAAGACTCCGCACATCCCCGCAACGCCCAGCGCGCCCAGTTATAACGCGGATGAGCTCAAGGCCGCGGAAGCCTTCGGCCGGGTGGACGAACAGGGTTCGGTGTTCGTCCGTGAGGGCGAGGCCGAACGCGAGGTCGGGCAATTCCCGGACGCAGCCAGCCCGGACGAGGCCTTGGAACTCTACGCCCGCCGCTACCTTGACCTCAAAGAGAGGCTGGACTTGTTCGCCACCCGGCTCAAGGCCGCCAACATCAAGTCCCGGGAAATCGACGAATCACTGAAGTCCCTCCAGGAGGAGACCAAGGAGCCGGCGGTGGTCGGTGACATCGCGGCCTTGCGTCAGCAACTGAGCACCCTGGAGGACGAGGGCAAAGCCAAGAAGGCCCAGCTGAGTGAGGAGCGTAAGGCCTCCCTGGACAAGGCCATTCAGGAGCGTACCGCGCTCGTCGAAGAGGCCGAGGCCATCGTCGCTGGCCTGGGGGACCAGACGAACTGGCGGCAGACGGCGGACAAGTTCCATGACCTCTTTGAGCGTTGGCAGACCCACCAGCGCACTACGATCCGCATCGATAAGAAACACGCCGATGCCCTCTGGAAGCGTTTCTCTTCCGCTCGCTCCGCCTTCAACCAGGCCAGGCGCAAGTGGGCCCAGGAACGCGATGCCCACCGGGCCGAGGCCAAGCGGATCAAAGAGGAGATCATCGCCCAGGCCGACGCGATCAAGGACTCCACGGATTGGGGAGGCACCTCCAGGGAATTCAATGCGATGATGGACCGCTGGAAGGCCGCCGGGCGCGCGGGACGCAACGAAGACGACGCCTTGTGGGCGCGCTTCCGCCAGTCCGCTGACGTCTTCTTCAACGCCCGTCAAGCCGACCGTGAGAAGACCTCCACCGACGAGCAGGAGAATCTGAAAGCCAAGGAGGCGCTGTTGACCCGCGCCGAGGCGCTGCTCCCGGTCAAGGACGAATCAGCGGCCAAGCAAGCCCGCCAGGCCCTGGCCAGGATTCAGGAGGAGTGGGACCAGATCGGCTACGTGCCACGGGCCGACATGCACCGGATCGAGAGCCGCCTGGACGCGGTGGATCGGCAAATCAAGTCGGTCGAGGACGCCGTCTGGCAACGTTCCGACCCCGAGGCCGACGCCCGCAAGTCCTCCTTCGAGACCCAGCTGGAGTCCCAGCTCGCTGAGTTGGACCAGCGGATCGCTCAGGAGGCCGACCCGGCCAAGAAGCAGGCCTTGCAGGCCGAAAAAGCCACCAAGGAGCAGTGGCTCAAGGCCGTCAAGTAG
- the sepH gene encoding septation protein SepH produces MPQEEIRTARFDHVSDQGDLVFKCERGLFAVTVDNALDRAILEAKQVLEEEHGTPVPQASAALPISAIQTAIRAGTSTERVAQEFAVNEALVRRFASPIEVEKKYAIEQFLSMSSPKRGAGYSNEEAISRALDAANVPLGAVSWTATRRSQGPWKIRASFQAGGQAIQADWTWNMKENTITCLNTPARQLLEGSDAFMPAPAPTPEDVAAQDGYAPLPPVQAPRGQDPTDDGPLAQRTDHAQTQTVEMNIVPAPEDQAEPEPATEPKPASETEPAPETEPVTVAQSEPAAGRQEQALPLQPAAQAPASPRAQVQTGQGVQKDDEAAAAPEDQRYPAPPPAETSTEDREEESAGSSASEPSALTAWMYGGSKRVKAKKKPKVSSRNNPKGEAQAPEPAVSSSAALPSQATSANSSQPDAAPQSPGATSPQGTEQAVQEPGHAQSRRVREEPETRSPHKKSGRSAVPSWDEILFGD; encoded by the coding sequence ATGCCTCAGGAAGAGATCAGGACAGCCCGCTTCGATCACGTCAGCGATCAGGGCGATTTAGTGTTCAAGTGCGAGCGCGGCCTGTTCGCTGTCACCGTCGATAACGCCCTGGATCGCGCCATTCTTGAAGCCAAGCAGGTCCTGGAGGAGGAGCACGGCACGCCGGTCCCACAAGCCTCGGCCGCCCTGCCCATCTCCGCGATCCAAACCGCGATTCGAGCTGGCACCTCCACCGAGCGCGTAGCCCAGGAGTTCGCTGTGAACGAAGCTCTGGTACGGCGTTTCGCGAGCCCGATCGAGGTCGAGAAAAAGTACGCTATCGAGCAGTTCCTCTCCATGTCCTCACCCAAGCGCGGGGCCGGATACTCCAATGAGGAAGCCATCAGCCGGGCCTTGGACGCCGCCAATGTGCCGCTGGGGGCCGTGTCGTGGACCGCGACACGCCGAAGCCAGGGGCCTTGGAAGATACGCGCGTCCTTCCAGGCGGGAGGGCAAGCCATCCAGGCCGACTGGACCTGGAATATGAAAGAGAACACGATCACCTGCCTGAACACCCCGGCTCGCCAGCTCTTGGAAGGTTCCGACGCCTTCATGCCGGCCCCGGCGCCCACGCCCGAGGACGTCGCCGCGCAGGACGGATACGCGCCCCTGCCACCGGTGCAGGCGCCTCGCGGCCAAGACCCTACCGATGATGGCCCCCTGGCCCAGCGGACGGACCATGCCCAGACACAGACCGTAGAAATGAACATAGTGCCCGCCCCTGAAGACCAGGCCGAGCCGGAACCGGCGACTGAGCCCAAGCCGGCATCTGAAACCGAACCGGCGCCCGAAACCGAACCCGTGACTGTGGCGCAATCCGAGCCGGCGGCAGGTCGACAGGAGCAGGCGCTTCCCCTCCAACCCGCCGCTCAAGCACCCGCGTCCCCAAGGGCTCAGGTTCAGACCGGTCAAGGGGTGCAGAAGGACGATGAAGCCGCCGCAGCCCCGGAGGACCAGCGCTACCCCGCGCCTCCCCCAGCCGAAACCAGCACCGAGGACCGGGAGGAGGAATCCGCCGGGTCGTCGGCCAGCGAGCCCAGCGCCTTGACCGCTTGGATGTACGGGGGAAGCAAGCGGGTGAAGGCGAAAAAGAAGCCTAAAGTCTCCTCGCGCAACAACCCCAAGGGCGAGGCCCAAGCGCCGGAACCAGCAGTCAGCTCCAGCGCGGCGCTTCCGTCCCAGGCGACATCAGCCAACTCCAGCCAACCAGATGCAGCGCCCCAGTCCCCTGGGGCGACCAGCCCTCAGGGGACTGAGCAGGCGGTCCAGGAGCCAGGGCACGCGCAATCCCGGCGTGTCAGGGAAGAGCCGGAAACCCGTAGCCCCCACAAGAAATCCGGCCGCTCAGCCGTCCCCTCCTGGGACGAAATCCTCTTCGGGGACTGA
- a CDS encoding DUF4193 domain-containing protein — protein sequence MAQDYDSPREKDEDEASIEELGKKSQEAPADIDDDENAIAEDYELPGADLSNEDSSVTVIPMQGDEFICSVCFLVKHRSQLAYMTKDGQPVCKECAA from the coding sequence ATGGCACAAGACTACGATTCCCCGCGCGAGAAAGACGAGGACGAGGCTTCGATCGAGGAGCTCGGCAAGAAGAGCCAGGAGGCGCCCGCCGACATTGACGACGATGAGAACGCCATCGCCGAGGATTACGAGCTGCCCGGCGCTGACTTGAGCAACGAGGACTCTTCGGTGACTGTGATCCCCATGCAGGGAGACGAGTTCATCTGCTCGGTCTGCTTCCTGGTCAAGCACCGCTCCCAGCTGGCCTACATGACCAAGGACGGCCAGCCTGTGTGCAAGGAGTGCGCCGCCTGA
- a CDS encoding RelA/SpoT family protein — translation MEGRVCDNDVSREGSGSSSRALGCEISSDPLNPLQPIAQACRGHHPGVDLSMLPKAYQRAVKQHANQRRKSGEPYIIHPLAVSQILADLGMGPTVVSAGLLHDTVEDTDYTLDECRKEFGDTVAGLVDGVTKISKMDYGDLAQAETIRKMIVAMSRDVRVLVVKLADRVHNARTWRYVKPSSAQRKARETLDVYAPLANRLGMNAIKTELEELSFKTLYPKIYNEIVVLVSRRAGQRDVYLKQILDEIHEDLDAQGVQAYVTGRPKDYFSIYQKMIVRGHDFENIYDLLGVRIIVDSIRDCYAALGAVHARWSPVPGRFKDYIAMPKMNMYQSLHTTVVGPGGKPVEIQIRTWDMHRRAEFGIAAHWKYKENGQAGRELSAPDKTDVKRERSEQGGLSEADNLKWIQQLADWTSETPDSNEFLGSLKDDLGAAEVYVFTPKGKILSLPSESTPVDFAYAVHTEVGHRTMGARVNGRLVPLDTKLENGDTVEILTSKSDTDGPSRDWLSFVKSPRARNKIRQWFSKERRTETIEEGKDELTRAMRKRNLPVSALVTPESMIGVADELSLSGEEAVYAAIGDGQVSTQNVISRLVHDVGRAVVEDEVEQEALPLSQVSRAHAVSSSEGISVKGVDDVWVKLARCCTPVPGDRIVGFITRNQGVSVHRDDCQNMLDLQKHHPERIVDVAWSSNQGTFMVKVQVEALDRPHLLSDITQVLADHGVNILSGSQTTGRDRVAVNQFVFEMADPQHLNTLLSAVRKIDGVFDAYRITGAKDSSSSRMRKV, via the coding sequence ATGGAAGGCAGAGTGTGCGACAACGATGTCAGTAGGGAGGGCTCCGGCTCCTCCTCGCGCGCGCTCGGCTGCGAGATTTCCAGCGACCCCCTCAACCCCCTCCAGCCGATTGCCCAGGCCTGCCGGGGCCACCACCCGGGCGTGGACCTGTCCATGCTGCCGAAGGCCTACCAGCGTGCGGTCAAGCAGCACGCCAACCAGCGGCGCAAGTCCGGCGAGCCTTACATCATCCACCCCCTCGCCGTCTCCCAGATACTGGCCGATTTAGGCATGGGACCCACGGTGGTCTCGGCCGGGCTCCTGCATGACACGGTGGAGGACACCGATTACACCTTGGACGAGTGCCGCAAGGAGTTCGGCGACACCGTCGCGGGGTTGGTGGACGGCGTGACGAAGATTTCCAAGATGGACTACGGTGACCTGGCCCAGGCCGAAACCATCCGCAAGATGATAGTGGCCATGAGCCGGGATGTGCGCGTGCTGGTGGTCAAGCTGGCCGACCGCGTCCACAACGCCCGCACCTGGCGTTACGTCAAACCTTCGTCGGCCCAGCGCAAAGCGCGGGAAACCTTGGACGTCTACGCCCCGCTGGCCAACCGCCTGGGCATGAACGCCATCAAGACCGAGCTGGAAGAGCTTAGCTTCAAGACCCTTTACCCGAAGATATACAACGAAATCGTGGTTTTGGTCTCAAGGCGGGCCGGTCAGCGCGATGTCTACCTGAAGCAGATCCTCGACGAGATTCACGAGGACTTGGACGCCCAAGGGGTCCAGGCCTATGTGACGGGCCGGCCTAAGGATTACTTCTCCATCTACCAGAAGATGATCGTGCGTGGGCACGATTTCGAGAACATCTACGACTTGTTGGGCGTGCGCATCATCGTGGACTCCATTCGTGACTGCTACGCGGCCCTGGGCGCGGTCCATGCGCGGTGGAGCCCTGTGCCTGGGCGGTTTAAAGACTACATCGCCATGCCCAAGATGAACATGTACCAGTCCTTGCACACCACAGTGGTGGGTCCGGGGGGCAAGCCGGTCGAGATTCAGATCCGCACCTGGGACATGCACCGCAGGGCCGAGTTCGGCATCGCCGCCCACTGGAAGTACAAGGAGAACGGGCAGGCGGGACGAGAGCTCTCAGCCCCTGACAAGACCGACGTCAAGCGGGAGCGCAGCGAGCAAGGCGGGTTGAGCGAGGCGGACAACCTCAAGTGGATTCAGCAGTTGGCCGACTGGACCAGCGAGACGCCGGATTCCAACGAGTTCCTCGGCTCCCTCAAAGACGACCTGGGCGCGGCTGAGGTCTACGTTTTCACGCCCAAGGGGAAGATCCTCTCGCTGCCATCCGAGTCCACGCCGGTTGACTTCGCCTATGCCGTCCACACGGAAGTGGGGCACCGCACCATGGGCGCACGGGTCAACGGACGCCTGGTGCCCTTGGATACCAAGCTGGAAAACGGTGACACCGTCGAGATCCTGACGTCAAAATCGGATACCGATGGCCCCTCCCGCGACTGGCTCTCCTTCGTCAAATCCCCAAGGGCGCGCAATAAGATCCGTCAGTGGTTCAGCAAGGAGCGCCGTACCGAGACGATCGAGGAAGGCAAGGACGAGCTGACCCGGGCCATGCGCAAGCGCAACCTCCCGGTATCCGCCCTGGTCACGCCCGAGTCGATGATCGGCGTGGCCGACGAACTCAGCCTATCCGGTGAGGAAGCGGTCTACGCGGCCATCGGAGACGGCCAGGTGTCCACACAGAATGTCATCTCACGCTTGGTCCACGATGTGGGCCGAGCCGTGGTTGAGGACGAAGTGGAGCAGGAAGCCCTGCCGCTGAGCCAGGTGAGCCGGGCTCATGCGGTCTCTTCCTCCGAGGGCATCTCAGTCAAGGGCGTGGACGACGTGTGGGTCAAACTGGCCCGCTGCTGCACGCCGGTCCCGGGTGACCGCATTGTCGGGTTCATTACCCGCAACCAGGGGGTCTCCGTCCACCGGGACGACTGCCAGAACATGCTGGACTTGCAGAAGCATCACCCTGAGCGGATCGTGGACGTGGCCTGGTCCAGCAACCAGGGGACTTTTATGGTCAAGGTGCAGGTGGAGGCTTTGGACCGGCCGCACCTGCTCTCGGACATCACCCAGGTTCTGGCCGACCACGGGGTCAACATCCTGTCCGGCTCACAGACCACCGGGCGCGACCGGGTGGCGGTCAACCAGTTCGTCTTCGAGATGGCGGACCCCCAGCACTTGAACACACTCCTGTCCGCGGTGCGTAAGATCGATGGCGTTTTTGACGCCTACCGAATCACCGGCGCCAAGGATTCGTCCTCCTCGCGTATGCGCAAGGTCTGA
- a CDS encoding alkaline phosphatase family protein, giving the protein MADFSCMGDLTDLADDITYGDGSGPAAGRGQAAHLSSVLPALSSVLGVPVSTPVHPDPAALQEVLGLPSARSAVVVLVDGLGYWNLKRRLGHAPYLRSLLSQEANDRPIATCLPSTTAAAMGVFGTGTCPGLTGMAGYTQLNPSNGELSQLIQFRNALEPEDMQRQPTIFERLKAQGLRVTTSGLPKFADSGLTRAALRGTDYIVGRTSTQRVYTAANAAREPGLTYLYLREVDKVGHSYGWEGDEWVAALEQTDADLALLSRSVPAGTVIVIVADHGMVTADPNLRFDMAEREDLQAGVRLVGGEPRQVMLYLEEGVDPELAAQRWREALAGRALVRTKAQALAAGLFGPVEARNEPVIGDLLISCIGGTTLVDSRTQGEQATYMPGVHGSQTYLETDIPCLVDLV; this is encoded by the coding sequence ATGGCTGATTTTTCATGCATGGGCGACCTGACCGACTTGGCAGACGACATCACTTACGGGGATGGGTCCGGCCCCGCAGCCGGCCGTGGGCAGGCAGCTCACCTCTCCTCTGTCCTGCCGGCTCTCTCCTCGGTCCTGGGCGTGCCTGTCTCCACCCCTGTTCACCCGGACCCCGCGGCCTTGCAAGAGGTCCTAGGCCTGCCGTCCGCCCGGTCCGCGGTTGTGGTCTTGGTGGATGGGCTGGGTTATTGGAACCTAAAGCGCCGCCTGGGGCACGCTCCCTACTTGCGTTCCTTGCTGTCGCAGGAGGCCAACGACAGGCCCATCGCCACTTGCCTGCCTTCCACGACGGCCGCGGCCATGGGGGTCTTCGGCACTGGCACCTGTCCGGGCCTGACCGGCATGGCCGGTTACACCCAGCTCAACCCGAGCAACGGCGAGTTGAGCCAATTGATTCAGTTCCGCAACGCCCTGGAGCCCGAGGACATGCAACGCCAGCCCACCATATTCGAGCGTCTGAAGGCCCAGGGGCTGCGCGTCACTACGTCAGGTCTGCCCAAGTTCGCTGACTCTGGCCTGACCCGCGCAGCCCTGCGGGGGACCGATTACATTGTTGGGCGAACCTCCACCCAGCGGGTTTATACGGCCGCTAATGCCGCCAGGGAACCTGGCCTGACCTACCTCTATTTGCGCGAGGTGGATAAGGTAGGGCATTCCTACGGCTGGGAGGGCGACGAGTGGGTCGCGGCCCTGGAGCAGACCGACGCCGACCTTGCCCTCCTGAGCCGGTCAGTACCAGCGGGCACCGTAATCGTCATCGTCGCTGACCACGGGATGGTCACAGCCGACCCGAACCTGCGCTTCGATATGGCCGAGCGGGAGGACCTTCAGGCCGGGGTCAGGTTGGTGGGCGGCGAGCCTCGTCAGGTCATGCTCTACTTGGAGGAGGGCGTTGACCCTGAGCTGGCAGCGCAGCGTTGGCGCGAAGCTTTAGCTGGTAGGGCGCTAGTGCGTACCAAGGCCCAAGCGCTCGCCGCAGGTCTGTTCGGCCCGGTGGAGGCGCGCAATGAGCCGGTTATCGGTGACCTGCTGATTTCCTGCATAGGAGGCACCACTTTGGTGGACTCGCGCACGCAGGGCGAACAGGCTACCTACATGCCCGGCGTGCATGGTTCACAGACCTATTTGGAGACTGACATCCCCTGCTTGGTGGACTTGGTTTAG
- the dut gene encoding dUTP diphosphatase yields the protein MTTDGAAANPQGLRVLIQAMGSGPGPGEDDLGAYLSYALEGDAGADLRAREPLTLAPFQRALVPTGIALALPAGYVGLVHPRSGLAVKQGVTVLNAPGTIDEGYRGEIKVPLINLDPERTAVFQRGERIAQLVIQRYEHADFHQVEHLPDSERGDRGFGSTGL from the coding sequence ATGACGACTGACGGCGCAGCAGCCAACCCTCAGGGCCTGAGAGTCCTGATTCAAGCAATGGGATCCGGGCCAGGCCCTGGCGAGGACGACCTGGGCGCATACCTGAGCTATGCCCTGGAGGGGGATGCCGGCGCCGACTTGCGCGCCCGGGAGCCGTTGACCTTAGCCCCCTTCCAGCGGGCCTTGGTGCCCACTGGAATCGCCCTGGCCCTGCCAGCTGGTTATGTGGGCCTGGTCCACCCCCGTTCGGGTCTGGCGGTCAAGCAGGGGGTCACGGTCCTGAACGCGCCGGGGACGATTGACGAGGGCTACCGAGGGGAGATCAAGGTGCCCCTGATCAACCTTGATCCCGAGCGTACAGCGGTCTTCCAGAGGGGCGAGCGAATAGCCCAGTTGGTCATCCAACGGTACGAGCACGCCGATTTCCATCAGGTCGAGCACCTGCCTGACTCCGAGCGCGGCGACCGGGGCTTCGGGTCGACCGGCCTGTGA